CATCAGTGCAGGTTGTCAACTGTGTAACCCTGACCTTGTCTTTCTCCCCATGCAGTCAAAAACTTGGTCCATACGTAATTGGGGTGAACAAAAACAGTGCAAGTAGCACTGAAAATATGATTTCGACAAGGTAACCCGTTTTAGCGCAGCATGTTAAGCTTTTGCAAACAGTTTCTGAGAATCTGTGTTCGTCAATAAGTGCAAGTATGATTTTTCTATTCAAAGATTGCTTCAGTCGCATACACAATTTCCCGTAAAAAAGTAACAAACAATCTCGGAAACTGTTTGTTGATTATTCCCCTTAGCTTAGTAAGCTTACTAACGATGCTTATGTGTAAttattcttacatgtaagtgtaTAGTCTAACCAAAAGTCGCTTTTTGTGTCTTGCATAGTTTTTTCTCCCGTCTTATTGTTTTTTGTGGGGTGGTCTTCCGATTCACACCTATAGTTAGCGCTACCAATATCCCTTGCCTTTCTGGTCACGAGGTTTCCTTCGTTTTCAGCCAGAACGCGTTCTTATTGCTCTAGCGCTATCGTTCAAAATATTACTGTGCGTCTTAATAGAGCAATGATTGCAGGTTTGAATAATATAGCATCCTAATCCTCCGTTGCAATGTTTGTGAATGCGTACGGCAATGTAAGGAAGGGACACCGACTGCGAAGGGATTTCGTAAATATATCATAAACGAAAGCTGTTTGCACTATAGATCAGTTTTCTGCCTTGGTAATTGTCCAATAGCAGAGTTGTTGCATATGAGCGAAGCTTAACGCTCGACTGgaatttatttcaaataaaacaaattttgacTGCCAATTTCGCCTGAGACCTTTATCGTTTCAGCTCCTTCAAAACGAACAGCAGCACTGGACAAGACGTCTCGGCAGAAGACAAGGCATACCAAAATCTGTGCAAGGCGATGAGTCTGAGCGTGGCATATGCTGCAAACTCTGGAGGTATTGCCACCCTCACGGGAACTGGACCCAACCTTGTCTTGAAGGGACAACTGGACATGTAAGAAAAACCACCCAAACAAATAATCTCATCGATAAcgatcaaatcaaatcaactgAAACCTGTTTTTTGACCATTCAATGAGAAAAAAGCAAATTATTTGTGCACGCAACATGGAAAGTGTAACCACCATCTTCGTCATTTTAATAATACGGTAAATGCATGTTATTATTCAGGTTATTCAGGTTAGCCATTATGGAATGTGACGTATGtatgttttgaaaaattacCCACGATGGCTTTTTTAAGTAGCACGAGGATGCCTACGGCAGTGAGGAGAATGACCTTGGTGTCACCATTCGGTCTTCCTCCAGTCTAATCCAGAGCGAAAACCCTTGCGAGTTAGTTTAGTCAATATTATTCCATGCACTACAGAATGTTATTGGAATATCATTGGTTTGGACTTGTCTCCAACATTCGTTCTTGATAAACTGTAGTAGCTGACTAATTTgtaattttctttcagattattTGGTGAAGAAGTGGGCGTCAGTTTTAGCTCGTGGATGGTGTTCGCCTTTCCTATCTCCCTGATTTCCTTGTTCGTTTCCTGGGTCTGGTTACAGATGCTCTATTTGGGTTGTTTAAGGTAAGTGACTCGCTGCACATGTTCAAATCAACGAGTCATTCCTTACTTGTACATGGATAAAATTAAAGAAGAAAGACATTACCGGTGTAACATTAGTGGTAGTTCACcatgtcagtgtttccaatgaTAGCCATGAGAAGCCATAATTTTTCAATAGGGGTTAAAACAAAGAACAATATGTCAATGTGTCCTTCATAATTCCCAAACAATGAGTGGAAACACTTAAGGTCTTATCAGCCTGCGGTGTATATAATGTCTGAAAAGTTGCTTTTACTTGTTTTCACTCTCAAATTACAGGAAATCTACTGTTCACCTGAAGATGGTGATGTCACTTTTGACTGATAAGCACTCTGTATGCATCATGTCTATTTGACTATTTATTTATGTTTCAATTTCTATTgataacttttttttaaacacgtTGCACCTTTTGCATGCCATTTATctcttttgttgtttttatacATGAAGTCAATCACTGTTTTGTTGTGACTTGTTGAATACTCGTGATcgaaaagacatgaacattaaCCATCACATTGAAGACCTTACAGATGTACATGGGATTTTATTCTGTTCCTGTCATGTGATGAAAAACATCTCAGATGGTGACTGTTCTTGTATCATTTTACTCGATTACCATGACGAACGTCACCCATCGATCTGAGGTATAGCTATAGCTCTGTATTTATTAAGTACATATATCATATCATAAAAATTCATGGATAACCATTAATTTTGTTTCCTTTCATGAAGTACTTTTCGAGACTGTTGCAAAAAAcagaagactgatgcggccatAAAAAAGATAATTAGAGAAGAGTATGAAGCTCTTGGACCATGGTCGTAAGTACCAATGAAACAACTCCCTCAAATATATACGccatttttccaaaaatttaaatattgaagttaaatttgaaaacttctATTTGTGTATATACGTATGGATACGGTATActtaaatttcaacaatgccatcGTGTGCAATATTGTAAATGCCATGATTCAGCGaatatgcataataactgcactacggctaAGTGGCTaagtttatttctatttacctgagcCACGAGACATACAATGAACACTATATAtgaaacattttcttcttcagatttgCTGAGATATCCATCTTGTGTATTTTTAGTACACTGGCAATTCTTTGGTTCACTAGATCCCCAGGTTTCATGCCTGGTTGGGGAGATTTATTCCCAACAGGGTAGGTCATTGTATAGGTATCTCATCCAAGCCTTTGTATTGATGTTTACCACAAAATACCCTTTTGATGCGATAATAACCTGTTTCCAAGGCAAGAACAAGCTAAAGATAATGTACGTGCCCCTAAGTGTCCTCTGAGGCCAGCTTCTACATAAGCTTACCACTCAAAAGGTCCTTGTTTGTGGGCACAGTGACGTAAAATAGCAAAGGCCTTGTCTTGTATACCCGTCGTGAAACGCTGATGCTGAAGCCAGCCGAGGGGCTCCGTCCAGGCAGGGACCACATTGGCATTTTAGTCGTTGGTTGTCCCTCTCTATTTCTTTATATGTCACCTTCCAGATATGCAACGGATGCGACGGCAGCCATGGCCATTGCTATCCTATTATTCATATTCCCATCGCAACTGCCAAGATGTTGTAAGTTCCAAATATATAGCTTATAGTCATAACatcaaatcttttaaaaaacacatcaaatcaaatcacCTTATTGACGAATCCATGGGCATTTGCCCAGCGCATAAAGAGAGAAAATGCAACTGCGTACTTTTTACACTAAAataatccaaaaccaaacaaagCATGACCGATGATGTTTCGATGCTTTCGATCTCATGATCATACATACATGTGCTACAACCGAGACCTCGTGGTGTATTTGCCATctatgttggcagagagaatcaTTTCGATCTGCTTCAGTGGAAAATGGCCTGGTCATCCTGTATTTCAGGGGGTGGAGGACCCCGTGCACCCGTCCCAGCACTGCTGTCCTGGGAGACGATCACACATAAACTTCCATGGAACATCGTCCTTCTTCTTGGTGGTGGCTTTGCCCTCGCCGATGCATCACAGGTTAGTTTTATATATCAGCCATAGTCATGTTGCATGCATACAGACATTTCCACATGACTGGTACGATGTTCAATCGAATTCAATAAATTATTCCATTTGCCTTAACTGAATTCCACCAAATCATCTATGGGTTGGTGCAGGTTCTTTGCCATTTTTCCATCTGATGTCTTAACCaccgaatacatgtacatgacacgTTGAGTAAATGAAATATACTTTGATGAAAGACAAAATGCATCCGACGAGATGAATTTTGTACGAACAAAAAACGCTATGTCACTTGGTGTGGGTGTTGCTTTTGTAGTTGTTAATCCTATTGGATGACATTTTCATGTTGTCCCTGGAAATGCTAGTCACCTTCCGTGTTGTCCATAGAAACGCGGAGACTATCAATGTGTTTTGCATTTCTTTAAGGTTTCCGGTCTCTCTGAATGGGTTGGTGAACAACTCGTCGTCCTGAAGGTGTTTCCATCTGTAGTAATCGTCCTTCTTATTAGTACAATCATAGCTGGCCTGACGGAGGTTACCAGTAATACCGCAACTGCTACACTCATGCTGCCCATCATAGCAGATCTGGTAAGAAATTCAGTATGTTGAACTAAACTTGAAGtcattgtcatcagcacagtcaaaatcagtcgCTCAGATTTTCCTCGTGATTCGCCAGTTCCTCTGACTTATAGCAGTAAATATCAAATGTGTGGGAAGATTTTGTAACTTTCGCAACATTACTTTCTTGTTTGGGAACGATTTCCCTCCACTAGCATGTTAAACAATGCCAGACTTACAAAAGTGATGGTGGTGGTAACTTGGTATTTGTTTTTATTCTAGGCAACAAATTTAAATGTAAATCCACTTTTCCTGATGTTGCCAGCAACGGTCTCTGCATCATTTGCTTTTATGTTGCCAGTGGCAACGCCGCCAAATGCTATTGTGTTCTCCTATGGTCATCTCAGGATAAGAGATATGGTAAGTGAAATTAAAGTAATAACAACCGAAGAAATTGTGAGTATGATTATTATACTCACCAGCAAAAAGAAACTGTGCATTGGAAACAATACTTCAGAGTCAAATAAACCATATTTTGATTGGCAGAaagtatatttcaaatgattctCTGTTGTTCTGCTTTGCAGGTGCTTGCTGGATGCGTGATGAATATCATGTGCATTCTCATCGTGACACTAGGCGTCTCCACTTGGGGTACGGCATTCTTCAGTCTGGATACATTCCCCGACTGGGCTTGGCATAATGAAACTGAAATAGCTACAACTGTGTTACCGAACTGTACTTTCTACTGAGGTCTCCTCAATTTACATTCAAATCTGTGCGTGTCCATCGCTACGACTGACTTGTTTTGACGATTGGGGGATTGCGATGAGTCCCTTGTCGTTTGGCGTACCAGTATGTTGATTCACGAGACAGGTTATACGCATTGAAGGCTGCCTCCTCAAGGACGACGCTGCGTTCGCTGAAAAATTCTACGATAATGGCACGTATTCATGGGCACCATCTGTCTTTACTGACTGTTCTAAAACTAGCAACAGTCAAGACGATCGCGCGATTGGACGGTCTCCATAGGTGGGTTTGTGCTCCCAACATGAGATTTGAAGATTTTAAGCGACGAAGCCGAAATCCGACAATTCAATCTATCGACCTCTCCCGTGGAAACACCCAGTTGACAAGGCTTGTCGTTTAATTTGGGAATGCTATTATTTTTAATTCGGTGATCAATGATTAATGGATAGGTTTCAGAAAAATGACGCATTTATCGGAAAGAAAGTGATGAGTATGGTATTTACCGCGGAAAGGCACCACACATGTATAAATGACAATTATTACTATTGGTAATCAGATCCTCGTTActgtcatcctgagattcaggtttttttctCACTCCTTCGTCATTATAATGCGATTGATGTATTTTGACTCTGCTATGGTTTTTCTCCCGATGCCAGCCGCTGTTTCAATCACGAGATTATTCAAATGGTGGAACTACCGACAATACGTGATATTTCCTACATGGTAATACAAATTTTATTCAATGCCGAGAAATAAATTGCTTCAAATTATATAGAGGTACAAAATAATGACCCATTCCCACTTACATGTAGCGTACGTCCATATAACAGAACTGTAAGAAGAACTATTGAACAAAGGGGCGGCTGAGCCCAACATTGGTGATTTTGCATTTAACAGTATTATATATATTCATAAGCTCTATACGCCTATAGTAAATAGCGAAATGTCCGATTTTCGAaaaatttacagatttcatcTGTATATCTCAAGAGTTTCTTTTAAAGAATCACGTATATATACTAGTTATAATATTCACATCTGATTTGGCACAAGAGAAGATACATTTTATGCAGTAGAACGATAGTTTACATGAACATACTACAAAATACCATGAAACACATTATAATATCCTATGATGCTTGGCCAACTCATCACTCTATCTTACAAGAACACTCCGTGTTGCATTGACCTTCTCCTAATTTCTGTTAAGAACTTCTTACAAGAGAGAAAAGACCAGTTGTTGGAGTGCATTTACAGGCATGTGCGTCTTCAACAAATAATATACATCTTAGTAGACAATGTCCTGCACATGTTTGAAAGAAAAGTGCAGCTTTAAAAAACCCACGAAATTATGAAACAGAATGTGCATTATTTTCAAGGGTTATTTCGACCATACTTGAGACGATATAGAGTACAAAATGGACTTGATGAATTATGCACTCCCTTGAAATTTAAACGATCTCGCCGCAACATTACGGAGTGTATCTCCATGGAATATCGTTTTTCTTTCCGAGTTGGATtttcttgaattaacaatgtACTATTTTGAGAATAGAGAATGAAATGTTCATCAACACTTTTGAAGTCAAAATTTCGTTACCGACGCGACAGAATCGTTTAGGCCTACAGGTAAAGAAGAATAAACTGTTCAGGCTAAAAACCAATACCACTTCGTCAGGCGAGTGCGAGACGAGATGGGATGGGGCCAAAGCATTTT
This is a stretch of genomic DNA from Lineus longissimus chromosome 2, tnLinLong1.2, whole genome shotgun sequence. It encodes these proteins:
- the LOC135501835 gene encoding Na(+)/citrate cotransporter-like isoform X1, with product MRHPQQAAQIPLKRTSGRQESKPILVRRTYGTMSETTSEEMREATSRQPIAKRILAYWRTYVVILIPLIFMPLPIALPSLKMNCAYIMIIMAAYWVTEALPLAVTSLLPVVLVPLLGIMSSKDLCPNYTKDTILLFMGGLMVAVCVEHWNLHKRIAIKVLVWVGTAPRWLMLGFMLPTWFLSMWISNTATTAMMIPIVAAVLEEMRGGQKAAERMSISGDQYSSNMSVSQPGDDASHSGLNMSRSSLRSRSSSVSPSNGPYPPEKTAVKVMTTNIDESETLVMENRAYSSSEKNSFKTNSSTGQDVSAEDKAYQNLCKAMSLSVAYAANSGGIATLTGTGPNLVLKGQLDILFGEEVGVSFSSWMVFAFPISLISLFVSWVWLQMLYLGCLSTFRDCCKKQKTDAAIKKIIREEYEALGPWSFAEISILCIFSTLAILWFTRSPGFMPGWGDLFPTGYATDATAAMAIAILLFIFPSQLPRCWGGGPRAPVPALLSWETITHKLPWNIVLLLGGGFALADASQVSGLSEWVGEQLVVLKVFPSVVIVLLISTIIAGLTEVTSNTATATLMLPIIADLATNLNVNPLFLMLPATVSASFAFMLPVATPPNAIVFSYGHLRIRDMVLAGCVMNIMCILIVTLGVSTWGTAFFSLDTFPDWAWHNETEIATTVLPNCTFY
- the LOC135501835 gene encoding Na(+)/citrate cotransporter-like isoform X2 gives rise to the protein MRHPQQAAQIPLKRTSGRQESKPILVRRTYGTMSETTSEEMREATSRQPIAKRILAYWRTYVVILIPLIFMPLPIALPSLKMNCAYIMIIMAAYWVTEALPLAVTSLLPVVLVPLLGIMSSKDLCPNYTKDTILLFMGGLMVAVCVEHWNLHKRIAIKVLVWVGTAPRWLMLGFMLPTWFLSMWISNTATTAMMIPIVAAVLEEMRGGQKAAERMSISGDQYSSNMSVSQPGDDASHSGLNMSRSSLRSRSSSVSPSNEKTAVKVMTTNIDESETLVMENRAYSSSEKNSFKTNSSTGQDVSAEDKAYQNLCKAMSLSVAYAANSGGIATLTGTGPNLVLKGQLDILFGEEVGVSFSSWMVFAFPISLISLFVSWVWLQMLYLGCLSTFRDCCKKQKTDAAIKKIIREEYEALGPWSFAEISILCIFSTLAILWFTRSPGFMPGWGDLFPTGYATDATAAMAIAILLFIFPSQLPRCWGGGPRAPVPALLSWETITHKLPWNIVLLLGGGFALADASQVSGLSEWVGEQLVVLKVFPSVVIVLLISTIIAGLTEVTSNTATATLMLPIIADLATNLNVNPLFLMLPATVSASFAFMLPVATPPNAIVFSYGHLRIRDMVLAGCVMNIMCILIVTLGVSTWGTAFFSLDTFPDWAWHNETEIATTVLPNCTFY
- the LOC135501835 gene encoding Na(+)/citrate cotransporter-like isoform X3, translated to MRHPQQAAQIPLKRTSGRQESKPILVRRTYGTMSETTSEEMREATSRQPIAKRILAYWRTYVVILIPLIFMPLPIALPSLKMNCAYIMIIMAAYWVTEALPLAVTSLLPVVLVPLLGIMSSKDLCPNYTKDTILLFMGGLMVAVCVEHWNLHKRIAIKVLVWVGTAPRWLMLGFMLPTWFLSMWISNTATTAMMIPIVAAVLEEMRGGQKAAERMSISGDQYSSNMSVSQPGDDEKTAVKVMTTNIDESETLVMENRAYSSSEKNSFKTNSSTGQDVSAEDKAYQNLCKAMSLSVAYAANSGGIATLTGTGPNLVLKGQLDILFGEEVGVSFSSWMVFAFPISLISLFVSWVWLQMLYLGCLSTFRDCCKKQKTDAAIKKIIREEYEALGPWSFAEISILCIFSTLAILWFTRSPGFMPGWGDLFPTGYATDATAAMAIAILLFIFPSQLPRCWGGGPRAPVPALLSWETITHKLPWNIVLLLGGGFALADASQVSGLSEWVGEQLVVLKVFPSVVIVLLISTIIAGLTEVTSNTATATLMLPIIADLATNLNVNPLFLMLPATVSASFAFMLPVATPPNAIVFSYGHLRIRDMVLAGCVMNIMCILIVTLGVSTWGTAFFSLDTFPDWAWHNETEIATTVLPNCTFY